The Corallococcus soli sequence CTGCTTCAGGCCGCCCTCCACCACGTAGGACATGTCGCCCAGCGTGCCCAGCGCCACCGGGCGGCGCTCCACCACCGTCTTGCCGTCCTTCTTCTCCACCACCATCGCGAAGGGCTGTCCGCTCTGGCGCACCACCGCGAGCGCGGGGATCTGGAGCGCGTCGCGGGTGGAGTACACCAGCCGCGCCCGCAGCAGCTCGCTGGGGCGCAGGCCCACGGTGTTGCGGAAGGCGGCCTTCACCTCCACCAGCTGCGTGCGCGGGTCCGTCTGGGGCGCCACGTAGAAGACGGTGCTGGAGAGGATGGGCCTGCCCTGCTGATCCAACAGCTCCAGCACGGTGTCCGGCTTGAGGGACCGGGCGCGGAAGGCCGGCACCGACACGCTGACCTCCAGCGCGTCCGCCTGGGCCACGGTGGTGAGCGTCGTGGTCGCGCCCACGAAGTCCCCCACGCGCACCAGCACGTCGCCCATGGTGCCCGCGAACGGCGCGCGCACGACGTGGAACTGCAGCTGCACCTGGCGCTGCGCCACCGTCGCGCCGGCCGCGCGCTGGGCGGCCTCCGCCGCCTTCACGGCCGCCTGGGCGCGCTCCAGCTCCTGCACGCTGGCGAGGCCCTCCTGGTTGAGGGACTCCGTGCGCGCCAGGGTGCGCCGCGCCAGCTCCAGGTCCACCGTGGAGGAGCTCTGCTGGGCCTGGGCGCTGTCCAGCGCCGCGGTCTCCTGGCGCGCGTCCACCTCCACCAGCGGCGTGCCCGCCTCCACCTTCTGGCCGGGCTTCACGAGGATCTTCCGCACGTAGCCGTTCACCTGCGGCAGCACCGTGACGCTCTGCCGCGACAGCAGCGAGCCCAGGTACTCCCCGGTGTCCCGCACCTCGCGCGGCGCCAGCGCCACCACCTGCACCTCGCGCGGCGGGGGGGCCGTCTTCACTTCCGTCTTGCCCGAGCACCCGGCCACGCCAGCCACCAGGGCCGCGCCCACCACCGTCTTCGTCCACAGCGCCTTCAGGGGGCGCACCTTCGTCACCAGTCGCACCGGGCCTCCGTGAGGAACGCGTCCAGGCGGGCCTGGACGAGCTCGAATTCCCTCAAAACCAACGCGAGCTGGGCCTGACGGAGGGCGGCTCCGCTCTGGACCAGCTCCAAACTGCCACCGCGTCCCACCTCGAAGGCCCGCCGGGTGAGCCGGTCGGTCCGGTCCGCCAGGTCGAGGGACTCGGCCGCCGTCTTCAACAGCGCCTCGGACACTTCCACTCCACGCCGCGCGCGAGAAACCTCCACGCCCACGTTGCGGCGTGCGGCCTCCAGCTGCTGCGCGGCCTGCTCCTCCACGCCCGCGCGCTCCCGCACCAGCCCCCCGCGCAGCCCGCCCTCCCACAGGGGGACGGACAGCACCGCGGACACGTTCCACAGCGCGAAGCGGCCGAAGCCGGGCTCGGTGGTGAGGCCCAGCAGGGTGCTGCTCACCCCGAGCGTGGGCAGGTAGCCCGCGGACGCCTGGCGCCGGCTGTCCCGGGCCGCGTCCACGTTCGCCTTCGCGGCGAGCAGATCCGCCCGGGCGCCCGGCTCATCCAGGGGCGAGCAGTCCCGGCGCGTCTGCTCCACCAGCCCGGCCAGGTTGAAGTCCGGGTTGACGCCCACGCCGTGGTCGGTGCCCAGCGACAGGCCCAGGGCCTCGCGCGTCTGGCGCAGCTGTTCGTCGCCCGCCACCAGCGACTGCCGCGCCAGCGCCACGTCCTGGCTCACCCGCACCACGTCCAACTGCGTGCCCGCGCCCAGCTCAAAGGAGCGCTGGGTGAGGGCCTGCCGCTCCAGCGCCTGACGCAGGCCCACCCGGTTGATCTCCGCGGCGCGCTCGGCGGCCACCGTGGCCACCAGCACCTGCGCCAGCCCCTGGGTGAGCCGGCGCTGCGTGTCCTTGAAGGTGGCCACCGAGGCCCGCTCCGACGCCCTCGCGGAGGACAAACCCCGCCACGCACCCACATCCACCAGGGACTGGGTGAGCGACACCGACAGCGTGCCCAGGGGTGCGCTGGGCACCTTCGCCCCCGTCCCGCCATTCACGTTGGCGCCCCCGCCCACGAAGCCGCCGCCCGGGGCGGAGGGGGTGTCCGGGTGGAGCACGTCCAACCCCAAGCCCGCGGAGGCACGGGCGTTGGGCAGGAGCAGCGACAGCGACTGGCGCCACCGGCCCTGGGCCCGCTCGATGCCGGCTTCGGCGACACGCAGGTCCGTGGAGCGCTGGCGCACCAGCGCGAGGGCCTCGTCCCACGTCTTCACCTGCTCCGCGGCAGGGGGGATGGGGGCCAGCATCGGGTCCTCCACCTTCGGCTGGAAGGGGACCGGCGCGGACGGGGTGGACGGCGGGGGCTGTCCCGCCGGTGGCGCGGGAGGCTGGGCCTGGGGCGCGGCGGCGAGGAAGAGAACGAGGAGCGCGCTGGGGGAGGCCATACTCTGGAGCGACAGGACTTTCGGGTGGGTATGTGGCAGACACACCCCCAAAGCCCTGCACGCGGTCACGATGTAATTGACAACCGTTGTTGAATGCAATGATCTCTTACGCCCATGACCCTCGCTGAGCAAGTGGCATCAACGCGACGCGCAGTGGTCCGACTGCTCAGCCAGAAGGTTGGTGAGCAAACGGATCGGCCGCTGATGCAGCTGCTCGTGCTGAAGTACATCCACGTGCTGGACATCCACAGCCAGGCGCTCATCGCGGAGCGGCTGCTCATCGACGCGCCCGCCGTGAGCCGGCTGGTGGATCGCCTGGAGGAGGATGGGCTGGTGGAGCGCCGCGCGGGGGAGAACCGCCGCTGCGTGCGCCTGGAGATCACCGACGCGGGGCGCACGGAGTTCGACGCCCTCCAGCGCGCGACGGAGTGGCTGGATGACGAGGCCCGCGCGTGCCTGTCGCCCGGGGAGTTCGAGGAGCTGTCGCGCCTGCTGGTGAAGCTCCAGGGCGGCCTGTTCCAGAAGCTCGGCTCCGGGGCCCCGGGGAGCAACCCCTGCGGCGTTTCCCGCAAGGACGAATAGGGCCGCCTCCGCCGACCACCTGAAAGACGACGGGTGACGGCGGGACGGGAGCGGGCTTGTGCCCGGCGCCGGCCCACCGCCACCCGTGTGCGACGCTTCCGGGGGGGGAAGGGTGGAGGGTGGAGTCCTAGCGGTGACGGGGGATGTTGCGGGCCACGTGCAGGGCCCAGGCCTCCGCCGAGTCCAGCTCCGCGCGGGCGCTGGCGAAGCGATCCAGCGACTCGTCGGTGCCGTCGTTGGCGAAGATGGCGTCGTGCAGCTCCTTCTGCGCCCGCGTCAGCCGCAGGCTCGTCTGCAGCCACAGCCGGGCCGCCATGCGCGGCGTGATGACGACCTGCGTGGGGTCCCACACCTCCAGGGCGGCGAAGTCGGCGGAAGACAGCTCCTCGTATCCAGCGGCCTGCTCGGTTCGTGCGTTCATGCCCGGATGTTCGCCACGGCCTCCAGGCAGGGCATCCGGGCCGCCTGGGCAGGTGGAAGGCCACTGGTGAGCAGTCGAGGACAGTTCCATCATCCCCGGGGGTACTGTCCTTTCCTGTTTTGCGGGGAAGTTCAGTACAGTATGATTGGGGAAATGCTTCCCTCACTGCAATCCTGGAGTGGATCGAGCGCCTTCTCCTAGAATCCTCCGCTCCATCCGTGAAGTGCGAGGCATTGCCCTGGATCTGAACACCCTGAACAAGCTGCTCACCGTCGGCGTCCAGAATGGGGCCTCGGACATCCACTTCCGGCCCGGGGACCCCCCCATCTACCGGGTGAACGGGGTGCTGCGGCCGTTGAAGATGGAAAAGCTGCAAGCGGATCACACCAAGCAGGTGGCCCTGCACGTGATGAATGATCCGCTGATGAAGGCGCAGGTGGACAGCGTGCAGGAGTGCGATTCCTCCTACAGCCTCCCGGGGGTGGCGCGCTTCCGGGTGAACATCTACCGGCAGCGGGGCTCGCTCGCCTGCATCCTGCGCATCATCCCGGACGAGATTCCCAGCATCGACGGCATGGGCCTGCCGCAGGTGCTCAAGACGATCGCCGGCAACGAGCGCGGGCTGGTGCTGGTGACGGGGGCGACGGGGTCCGGCAAGAGCTCCACGCTGGCGTCGATGATCAACCACATCAACCACACGGAGAGCCTGCACATCCTCACCATCGAGGACCCCATCGAGTTCATCTACAAGAACGTGAAGTCCTCCATCTCCCAGCGGGAGATTGGCCCGGACACGCAGAACTTCGCCATCGCGCTGCGCGCGGCGCTGCGTCAGGACCCGGACGTCATCCTGGTGGGCGAGATGCGCGACACGGAGACCATCGACATCGCGTTGAAGGCGTCGGAGACGGGCCACCTGGTGCTGTCCACGGTGCACACCACGGACGCGTCGCGCACCATCAACCGGCTGGTGTCGGTGTTCCCGGCGGAGGAGCAGACCATGGTGCGCATGCGCCTGGCGGACTGCCTCAAGGCCACCATCTCCCAGCGCCTGCTGCCGCGCGCCACCGGCAAGGGGCGCACGGTGGCGCTGGAGATCATGGTGCAGACGAAGACGGTGGAGCAGTACATCCGCGACGACCGCGCCAGCGAGCTGAAGGACGTCATCGAGAAGGGCCGCGACATGTTCGGCATGCAGTCCTTCGATCAGCACCTCACGCAGCTGTACCGCAACGGGGACATCACGCTGGAGACGGCGCAGAGCGCGGCCTCCAACCCGGCGGACTTCCAGCGCGCGCTCGAATTCGACTGAGCGCGCGCCGCGGGGCCTCAGCCCTCCCCGGACGCCGGGGAGGCGCTGGGGGCGAAGGAGTCTTCGGCCACCTTGCGCATGTAGTTGCGCGCCCAGCCGGGGAACAGGCCGGACAGGAACACGAAGGTGCGATTGCCGGAGCCGGAGACGTGCATGGCGGGGGTTTCCAGCGTGGCGTGCACCGCCTCGTCGGCCACCTCCTCCGGGGTCTGCAGCGGCACGTGGGTGAGCTTGAGCTCCAGGGCGCGCTCGGTGCTGGTGTGGCCGGGGACGAAGAGCACCACGCGCACGCCCTGCGGCTCCACCTCGCCGCGCAGCGCGTGGGAGAAGATGCTCAGCGCGGCCTTCGTGGCGCTGTAGTTGGCCTCCGTGGGGTAGGCCACGTGGCCCAGCACGGAGCTGACGTTGACGATGATGCCGTCCTTGCGCTCCAGCATCCGGGGCAGCACCGCGCGCACCATGCGCAGCGCGCCGAAGTAGTTGACCTCCATCTCCATGCGCCCCTGGGCCGGGTCCTGCTCCAGGAAGGGCTGCTGGAAGTAGAGGCCCGCGTTGTTGACGAGCACGTCGATGGGGCCGTGCGCCGCGTGGGCCGCCTCCACGGCGGTGCGCACTGACGCGTCGTCGGTGAGATCCAGCTCGTGGTGCCAGGTCTGGCCACCGGCGGCGCGCACGGCCTCCGCGGCCTGGGCCAGGGTCGCCATCTTGCGGCTCATCATCAGGACGCGGGCCCCGGCCTTCGCGTACGCGTGGGCCATGGCCAGACCGATGCCGCGGTTGGCGCCGGTGATGAGCACGTTCTTGTTCTGCAGGGAGGCAGTGGTCATGCGCGCCACCCTAGACGCGCAAGCCCACACCCGGTGTGATTCCTTTCATGCCTGGCAAGGATTGCGCATGGCGACCCTCGCATGGGCTGATGCATTGCAGCGCCCGTGCTTCTTTTCCGCCCGGGTCGCAGGGGGCTGCTCCCGTGTCAGGCCTTCTTCGCGGAGGGCTTGTTGATGTGCGCGAAGAAGTCGTTGCCCTTGTCGTCCACGACGATGAAGGCGGGGAAGTCGACCACGTCGATCTTCCACACGGCCTCCATTCCCAGCTCCTCGTACTCCAGCACCTCCACCTTGGTGATGCAGTCCTTGGCGAGCCGGGCCGCCGGGCCGCCGATGGAGCCCAGGTAGAAGCCGCCGTGCTTCTTGCAGGCCTCGGTGACGGCCGGGGAGCGGTTGCCCTTGGCGAGCATCACGAAGCTGCCGCCCTCCGCCTGGAACTGGTCCACGTACGCGTCCATGCGGCCCGCGGTGGTGGGGCCGAAGGAGCCGGACGCGTAGCCCTCCGGCGTCTTCGCCGGGCCCGCGTAGTAGACCATGTGGTCCTTCATGTACTGGGGCATGCCCTCGCCCCGATCCAACCGCTCCTTGAGCTTGGCGTGCGCGATGTCGCGCGCCACCACCAGCGAGCCCGACAGCGACAGGCGCGTCTTGATGGGGTAGCGCGACAGCTCCGCGCGCAGGTCGCTCATGGGGCGGTTCAGGTCCAGCTTCACCACGTCGTCGGACAGGTCCGTGTCCTTCGCCTCCGGCAGGTACTTCGCCGGGTCCATCTCCAGGGCCTCCAGGAAGACGCCGTCGCGCGTAATCTTGCCCAGGGCCTGCCGGTCCGCGGAGCAGGAGACGGCGATGGCCACCGGGCAGGAGGCGCCGTGGCGCGGCAGGCGGATGACGCGCACGTCGTGGCAGAAGTACTTGCCGCCGAACTGCGCGCCAATGCCGGTGCGCTGGGTGAGCTTCAGCACCTCCTGCTCCAGCCCCACGTCGCGGAAGCCCCGGCCCAGGGCGTTGCCTTCGGTGGGCAGCGAGTCCAGGTAGCGCGCGGAGGCGTACTTCGCCGTCTTCAGCGCGAACTCCGCGGACGTGCCGCCCACCACGATGGCCAGGTGGTACGGCGGGCACGCGGCGGTGCCCAGCGCGCGGATCTTCGTCTCCAGGAACGCCAGCAGGCTCTGCGGGTTGAGGACCGCCTTGGTCTCCTGGAACAGATAGCTCTTGTTCGCGGAGCCGCCGCCCTTGGCCATGAAGAGGAATTTGTAGGCGTCCCCGTCGGTGGCGTAGAGCTCGATCTGCGCGGGCAGGTTGTTGCCCGTGTTGACCTCCCGGTACATGTCCAGCGGCGCCATCTGCGAGTAGCGCAGGTTGGACGTGAGGTACGTGTCGAACACGCCCCGGGAGATGGCCGCCTCGTCGCCGCCCTGCGTGAGGACGTACTGGCCCTTCTTGCCCATCACGATGGCGGTGCCGGTGTCCTGGCACGAAGGCAGCACGCCGCCCGCGGCGATGTTCGCGTTCTTGAGCAGCTCCAGCGCCACGAACCGGTCGTTGTTCGACGCCTCCGGGTCCTGGAGGATGTTCGCCAGCTGCTGCAGGTGCCCGGGGCGCAGCAGGTGCGAGATGTCCCGCATGGCCTCGCGCGTGAGCAGCGTGAGCGCCTCCGGCTCCACCTGGAGGAAGGACCGTCCGCCGGCTTCCAGCACGGAGACGTGCTCCTTCGTGAGCAGCCGGTAGGGCGTCTCGTCCTTGCCGAGCGGCAGCATGTCCTGGAACTGGAAGTCACTCATCGCGTCGCGTCTCTCACGGGAAGGGTGGAACGTGGAACGAGGGGGCGGGCAGCAGGTGCCCGGCGGGGGACTCTACCGGGCCTCTTCCCGGGGTGGCACCACGTAGAGGTACACCGGGGTGCGGTACAGGTCGTCCAGGCGCACGGAGCGCACGGGCGTCCACCCCCGGAGCCCGAAGGTGTGGCTGAGGATGTGGGCGCCCTCGGGCAGCTCGGCGGCGAAGCGGGGCTCCAGGCGCGCCATGATGCCCGGGGACAGGTAGCAGACGACGCAGGTTGCGTCCCGGAAGGACGCACGGAAGAAGTCCGCGCGGTGCAGGGTGAGGTTCGCGCGGGGGAAGAGGCGCTGGCGCAGCCGGGAGAAGGCGTAGGGCAGCCAGGACAGCTCGTAGGCGACGACGCGGGCCTGGGGACGGTGGTCGGCCAGCAGGAAGGCCACGTCCCCCCAGCCCGCGCCCAGGTCCAGCACGGTGCCCTGAAGGGGGTCCGGGAGCATCGCGAGCAGGGCCCGCCGCACCCGGGGCGAGCTGGGCATGGGGGGCGCGCCGGTGCGCAGCGTGGACACGACGATGGACAGCGCCCCCACGAGGAGCACCGCCCAGAGCAGCAGGTAGAGGAGGGTGCCCGTCGTGCTCACCGGGCGCGCATCATCGCAAAGGACCGGGGACTTGGGGCCCTACTTGCGCGGGAGGTTCCCCGCGTCCGCATGGCGCACGGGCGAGGGCGGTGGGGGCTTCACCTGCGTGTTGGCAGGGGCCGGCCGGGTGTCCTCGAAGACGGCCTGGCCCAACATGAAGCAGAAGGCCGCCCCCACGCAGAGTGTCATCACGTTCCAGTAGTACGCCATGGGGCCTGACACGAAGCACGGACCGTGCCGTCCGGGTGGCGCACTCGGGAGGCGGGGGTCGGACGACCCCGGCTGTGTCCCTTCGCGCTACAGCGGCGGACCCGGGCGTTGCCCCCCAGGCAACAGCGCCCCCACGCGCCGTTCATCCGTGGAGGGCGCGGAGTCGGCGGGTTCGGGCGGGGGCCGCCAGGCGGCGGACTCCAGGCGGTCCACGTTGCGCAGCTCCGGGAAGAGCCACGCCCAGAGGCCCACGACGACGAGCGTGCCCACGGCGCCAATCACCACGGCGTTCACGGCGCCCAGCCCTTCGGCGAACGAGCCCGCGCGGAACTCGCCCAGCTCGTTGGAGGCGCCAATGCACATCGTGTTCACCGCGCCCACGCGGCCCCGCATGTCGTCTGGCGTGGAGACCAGCTCCAGCGTGTGGCGCACCACCACGCTCACCATGTCCGCGGCCCCGGCGATGGCGAGCGCCACGAGCGACAGGGGCAGGGACGTGCTCAGGCCGAACACCAGCGTGGCCGCGCCGAACACCGCCACCGCGCCGAACATCTTCCACCCGGCACGGCCGCCCAGCGGACGGAAGGCGAGCAGCACCGCCACCACCGCGGCCCCCGCGGCCGGAGCGCTGCGCAGCAGGCCCAGGCCCCAGGGCCCGGTGTGCAGCACGTCGCGCGCGTAGATGGGCAGGAGCGCCACCGCGCCGCCCAGCAGCACGGCGAACAGGTCCAACGTGAGGCTGCCCAGCAGCAGGCGCTTCTGGCGCACGAACCGGAGGCCCGCGACGAGCGTGGCCAGGGAGATGGGCTCGCGCGACGCGCTGCCCGTGCGGACCTTGAGCGAGAGGATCCACACCACCGTGAGCGCGCACAGCGACGCGGACGCGATGTAGACGCCCTTGCCGCCCAGCCACCCGTACAGCAGGCCGCCCACGGCGGGGCCCGCGATGGTGGCCACCTGCCAGGTGGTGGAGTTCACCGCCACCGCGCGCGTCAGCTCTTCCGGGGGCACCAGGTACGGCGTGAGCGCGGAGCCCGCGGGCGCGTAGAAGGCGCGCGCCGTTCCGAACAGCACCAGCACCCCGTAGACGAACCGCACGTCGGTGACGTGGCCCAGCGTGAAGGACAGCAGCAGCAGGCTGCACACCAGCATGACGGCCTGGCAGATGGCCAGGATGCGGCGGCGGTCGTAGCGGTCCGCCACCTGTCCGCCCAGCAGGCTGAAGGCGAGGAAGGGGACGAACTGCGCCAGGCCCGTGTAGCCCAGCGCGAGCGCGCTGCCGGTCAGCTCATACACCTGCCAGCCGATGGCCACCGATTCAATCTGCGCCGCGAGCACCGCGCACAGACGGGCGACCTGATACAGCCGGAAGTCGCGGTGACGGAAGACGGACGTGCCGAGGGCGTTGGCCATGCTGGGCCGCGCTGTAACGCAGCCCGTCCTCCACCGCCAGCCACAAGGCGTGGCGGCCCCGGAGCCGCCCTGGGGCGGCTTCGGAGCCCGGTGGCCCGGCCTACGAGGTGGCGCGCATCTGGTTGAGCCGGTCGTAGTGGCGGTAGCCCAGCTTGTTGAGCGCGGCGGGCGGCGCGAGGCCGATGTCCACCAGCGTCTTGATGTCGTACGTGCCCGCGAGCACCGGGGGCGCGTAGTTGCCCACCGCCTCCGGCGTGCGGAAGCCCGGCAGCGGGAAGAGCACCGTGCTGGTGTGCACGTGCATGAAGTGCGCGGCGGACTGGCGCTGCCACCCGGGCACGCCCGGCGCGGTGATGACGTGCGGCGTGGCGAGGAAGGTGCCGCCGGTGAGGATCTCCAGCTGCTGGCCCACCTGCGCCACGATGCAGCCCGCGGGCGCGGTGCCGCGCACCATCTGGCCCTGCGGCGCGTCCGCCGTCGCGCGCGTGCGCAGGTACAGCCCGCTCTGGTCATCCGGCTTCGGCGCTGGACGGCCCTCGGGGCTCAGGAACCGGCCGCCGGGCAGCAGCGTCAGCAGGTTGAAGTCGGTGTGCTCCTCGCCCCAGAGGATGCCGGTGTTCACCTGCGACGGCCCCAGGGGCAGGTACTGGAGGGCGCGCGTGACGTGGGGCGCCCTGTCGCAGAAGTCGGTGAAGGTGGCCTCCGGCAGCTTCAGCGCCAGGGCGGAGCCGCGCAGCAGCTTGAGGCCGGCCTCGTGCAGCGCGCGGCCCATGGTGAGCAGGCCGTCCTGGAAGTACGGCGGCGCGTCCGGGGGCCAGATGTTCTCCGGGTACAGCTCCGGGAACTCCAGCGCGGACTGCGCGTCGGTGGGCGTGGGCGACGCGAAGTAGCACTCCTTGAAGTCCGGCTGCCCGTTGCCGGCGACGGCGACCTCCGTGTTGGGAGGCGTCCAGCCGCGCTGGTACCAGAGGTCCGCGCGGCCCAGGGGGCGCTTCGCGGCTTCGGGCAGGGCCACGAACGTGGAGAACGCGTCGTAGAAGCGCTCCAGCGCCGCCGCGTCCACGCCGTGGTTCTTCACGAACACGAGGCCGAAGACGCCAAAGGCCTCGCGCAGTGCCGCCGCGGCCCGCTCGAGGCGGGCCGGTTCGCCCGACGCGAGGTCCGCGAGGTCGACCGTCGGGATGTGGATCGAGGAGGTGTCCGCCATGGTGGGCCCAGGTGTATCGCGCCCGGGCCCGCCTGAGGAGGGGGACGATGCCTGTCCGCTTGAGGGACGACACCCGCTTCCCGGGAAATCCGGGAGCAGGCCGTCAGCGTGCGGTGAGCGTCACGTCCACCGGGGCGCACGTCACCGGGGTGGACTTGTAGTCGCCGCCCGGCCGGGGCACGTCCTCCTGGCGCGTGGCGACGTCCATCAATTCGTCGCGGAAGGTGATGCGGTAGGTGCCCGGCTTCTTGAAGTCATACGCCTGCGTCACCTCCACGCGGTTCTGGGCCGTCGCGCCCGGGGCGATGGCCTCGTAGCTGGAGGCGGAGGGCGCGGCGCGCTTCACCATGGGGCCCTGGTACTCCACCTCCGTCCCGTCGCGGGTGACCTGAAATACGGTGCCCAGGATGCCCTCCAGCGGCGTCTGCCACTTCAGCACCCAGAGCGGCTGCGCGGAGCGGTTGGTGAGCGTGAACAGCACCTCCACCGGCTCGCCCACGCGGGCCTTGGCGGGAGCGCTCAGGGCGCATTCCAGGTTCGGGGTCGTCACGGCGGCGGGCTCCGGGGTGGGCGGGGGCGAGGTGGGCGGAGGCGAGGTCGGCGGGGCCGCGGCGACGGGGGCCTGCTGCGCGGGCTGCTCCGCGGGCTTCGGGGTACAGGCGGTGACGCTGGCGGCGGACAGCACCGCGAGCCATGCGAGGTTCTTTCGTCCCAGCCCCATGACGTGACGCTCCTTGTGCTCGTGAAAAAAGAAGGGGGCGCGAGGCGTTGGCGCCCGCGCCCCCCGGTCAACGGACCTGCGTCACCTTACGGCAGCGACGGGGTGTTCTCCGTGAAGTATTCGTGGCTGTCCGCGTTGGCGCGCGCCCGGGCCGGGTTGGTCCGCGCCAGGTTCTTGGCCGCCGACTGGCCGTAGGCGTAATCCGACGTCCCCGCCACGACGGTGAAGTGGCTCATCTCGTGGACCAGCGTTCCGGCGCGCGAGTCCGTGCCCGTGTTGGGCGCGTTCCAGAAGGCGCCGCACACGTAGATCTTGTAGGGCGCGTTCGAATACACGTAGGCGTACGTGCCGCTCTCGTTGCAGCTGCAGTCCACCACGACGTTCGCGGAGTCGAACGCGGTCTTGATCTTGCTGAAGTTCGTCCTGATCGTGCCCCAGTTGGTGGTGGAGTACGTGCCGAACCACGTGGTGAAGCGCGTGGTCGCGGACGGCGTCCCGTTCAGGTACGAGAGGGAGTTGGTGGAGTAGGTCTTCGCGCTGTTGAACGCGGTGGAGATGGAGCCCTGCTCGGAGCTGGTGCACGCGCCGGAGTAGCTCAGCCCCTGGGCGGTGACCTGGCCCATCGCCTGCGTCTCCTCGCGGCTGTTGCGGCGGCCCTCGATGAAGAGGCTGACCTCGTTGGAGGCCAGCGCCGTCACGCTCGCGCGCTCTTCCAGCTCGTAGCGGATGGCGTAGGTGCCGGTGACGGACAGGTCATACACGTCGGAGACGACCACCGGGCCGGACAGGCTCTCACCCGGGGCGAGCGTCACCACGTCCTCGGGGCGGCCCAGCACGCGCTTGTAGTGGGCGCCGGTGTAGGCCACCGACTGGCCGTCGCGCATCACCGACAGGCGGCCC is a genomic window containing:
- a CDS encoding isopenicillin N synthase family dioxygenase, with the translated sequence MADTSSIHIPTVDLADLASGEPARLERAAAALREAFGVFGLVFVKNHGVDAAALERFYDAFSTFVALPEAAKRPLGRADLWYQRGWTPPNTEVAVAGNGQPDFKECYFASPTPTDAQSALEFPELYPENIWPPDAPPYFQDGLLTMGRALHEAGLKLLRGSALALKLPEATFTDFCDRAPHVTRALQYLPLGPSQVNTGILWGEEHTDFNLLTLLPGGRFLSPEGRPAPKPDDQSGLYLRTRATADAPQGQMVRGTAPAGCIVAQVGQQLEILTGGTFLATPHVITAPGVPGWQRQSAAHFMHVHTSTVLFPLPGFRTPEAVGNYAPPVLAGTYDIKTLVDIGLAPPAALNKLGYRHYDRLNQMRATS
- a CDS encoding protease → MGLGRKNLAWLAVLSAASVTACTPKPAEQPAQQAPVAAAPPTSPPPTSPPPTPEPAAVTTPNLECALSAPAKARVGEPVEVLFTLTNRSAQPLWVLKWQTPLEGILGTVFQVTRDGTEVEYQGPMVKRAAPSASSYEAIAPGATAQNRVEVTQAYDFKKPGTYRITFRDELMDVATRQEDVPRPGGDYKSTPVTCAPVDVTLTAR
- a CDS encoding M35 family metallo-endopeptidase, with the protein product MSKSLRGFKWLVGTVVGVSLLGACGAPADGDTAPTEATDQAQGALTATVSVPKASMAANETVTVQVTLTNTSSVPVSLHKWEVPGTGLTEGRLSVMRDGQSVAYTGAHYKRVLGRPEDVVTLAPGESLSGPVVVSDVYDLSVTGTYAIRYELEERASVTALASNEVSLFIEGRRNSREETQAMGQVTAQGLSYSGACTSSEQGSISTAFNSAKTYSTNSLSYLNGTPSATTRFTTWFGTYSTTNWGTIRTNFSKIKTAFDSANVVVDCSCNESGTYAYVYSNAPYKIYVCGAFWNAPNTGTDSRAGTLVHEMSHFTVVAGTSDYAYGQSAAKNLARTNPARARANADSHEYFTENTPSLP